In Halobacillus amylolyticus, the following proteins share a genomic window:
- a CDS encoding sulfurtransferase TusA family protein, which yields MDIKANHVLDAKGLACPMPIVKTKKTLNDLEPGQVIEVQATDKGSTADIQAWAKSTGEQYLGTVEEGDVLKHYLRKSDPEETKEPTKHPYVTSLEELKEKINGEEKMTILDVREPAEYAFGHIQGAKSTPLGDLDEHINDLHQEDDIHVICRTGNRSDFAAQRLSEQGFKNVKNVTPGMTEWDGPVEKHEGGNEDE from the coding sequence GCGAAAGGTCTCGCCTGTCCGATGCCGATTGTCAAAACAAAAAAGACGTTGAATGATCTTGAGCCGGGGCAGGTGATTGAAGTTCAGGCAACAGACAAAGGATCCACAGCAGACATTCAAGCATGGGCTAAAAGTACAGGAGAACAATACCTTGGAACCGTCGAAGAAGGGGACGTATTGAAGCATTATTTAAGGAAGTCCGATCCCGAAGAGACGAAAGAACCGACGAAGCATCCGTATGTTACCTCATTAGAAGAATTGAAGGAGAAAATAAATGGGGAGGAAAAGATGACGATTCTGGATGTACGTGAACCGGCTGAATATGCCTTTGGTCATATTCAGGGGGCGAAATCGACTCCGCTTGGTGATTTAGATGAGCATATTAACGATTTACATCAGGAGGATGATATTCACGTGATATGCCGTACCGGTAACCGGAGCGATTTTGCTGCACAGAGGTTGTCAGAACAAGGATTTAAAAACGTTAAAAATGTTACCCCGGGCATGACGGAATGGGACGGTCCGGTTGAAAAACATGAAGGAGGAAATGAAGATGAGTAA
- a CDS encoding DsrE/DsrF/DrsH-like family protein: MSKKVAIIAANGGLFDAYKVFNVATAAAASDSEVGIFFTFEGLNLIHKEAHKNLPIPEGKEHFQEGFKKTNVPPIEEMLEVAKELDVKLIACQMTMDAMSLEKEDFIEGIEVGGAATFIEYAQDANISLTF, encoded by the coding sequence ATGAGTAAAAAAGTTGCGATTATTGCCGCCAATGGAGGATTGTTTGATGCATACAAGGTGTTTAACGTTGCCACAGCTGCAGCAGCTTCTGATTCAGAGGTAGGGATTTTCTTCACCTTTGAAGGGCTGAATCTGATTCATAAGGAAGCGCATAAAAACCTGCCGATTCCAGAAGGAAAGGAACATTTTCAGGAGGGGTTCAAAAAAACAAACGTGCCTCCGATTGAGGAAATGCTCGAAGTGGCCAAAGAACTTGATGTTAAACTGATTGCCTGTCAAATGACCATGGATGCGATGAGCCTAGAAAAAGAGGACTTTATTGAAGGTATTGAAGTCGGCGGAGCTGCAACATTTATTGAATATGCGCAGGATGCCAATATCTCACTGACATTTTAA